In Mycobacterium gallinarum, a single window of DNA contains:
- a CDS encoding cytochrome P450: MSVFDAGLPILSYDVTDTPQEIYPQFRAAQQLAPIALGPIGPEVISYELARTVLRDPRFVVPKGIHLSAHGITSGPLWDRVTRSILNMEGDEHRRLRSLVSRAFTPRATARMHDTIHAVVNELIDQVADSGGCEFVADIARPYPIPVICALLGAPREDWRQFSRWADDIFKIVSFDCNLLEEEPVVLKAWGEFDDYIDDMVADRRQNLTDDLLSDLIRIEDAGDRLDTGELRMLAFSILVAGTDTTRSQLAASMQVFCDHPEQWSLLREQPELAMRAVEETMRHSPSMCSTVRSVAEDVTIGDYTFPADTFIIVNTYAANRDSAIYDDPARFDITRDEPPPILTFGGGVHYCLGANLARLELAEALKILTKRIPAPRRTESVPWKPLLGLSGPTSLKIEFA; the protein is encoded by the coding sequence GTGAGCGTTTTCGACGCCGGCCTCCCGATCCTGTCCTACGACGTCACCGACACGCCGCAGGAGATCTACCCGCAGTTTCGGGCCGCACAGCAGCTCGCGCCAATCGCGCTAGGGCCGATCGGTCCCGAGGTGATCTCGTATGAGCTGGCCCGCACCGTGCTTCGCGATCCGCGGTTCGTCGTCCCGAAGGGCATCCACCTGTCCGCCCACGGCATCACGTCAGGACCGTTGTGGGACAGGGTGACCCGCAGCATCCTCAACATGGAGGGCGACGAACACCGTCGACTGCGGAGCCTGGTGTCGCGGGCCTTCACGCCAAGGGCGACGGCCCGAATGCACGACACCATTCACGCCGTCGTGAACGAGCTCATCGACCAGGTTGCCGACTCGGGCGGTTGCGAGTTCGTCGCGGATATCGCACGGCCCTACCCCATTCCGGTCATCTGCGCGCTGCTGGGCGCTCCGCGGGAGGACTGGCGGCAGTTTTCGCGATGGGCCGACGACATCTTCAAGATCGTCAGCTTCGACTGCAATCTCCTCGAGGAGGAACCCGTCGTCCTCAAGGCGTGGGGCGAGTTCGACGACTACATCGACGACATGGTCGCCGACAGGCGGCAGAACTTGACCGACGATCTGCTGTCCGACCTCATCCGCATCGAGGATGCGGGTGACCGGTTGGACACCGGGGAGTTGCGCATGCTGGCGTTCAGCATTCTGGTAGCCGGCACCGATACCACGCGCAGCCAGCTCGCCGCGTCGATGCAGGTGTTCTGCGATCACCCCGAGCAGTGGTCGCTGCTGAGAGAGCAGCCGGAGCTGGCGATGCGGGCCGTCGAGGAGACGATGCGTCATTCACCGTCGATGTGCAGCACGGTGCGCAGCGTCGCCGAGGACGTCACCATCGGCGACTACACCTTTCCGGCGGACACCTTCATCATCGTGAATACCTATGCCGCCAACCGCGATAGCGCGATCTATGACGATCCGGCTCGCTTCGACATCACCCGCGACGAACCGCCACCGATCCTGACCTTCGGTGGCGGCGTCCACTACTGCCTGGGCGCCAACCTGGCACGGTTGGAACTCGCGGAGGCGCTGAAGATACTCACCAAGCGCATCCCCGCCCCACGGCGCACCGAATCGGTGCCGTGGAAACCTCTGCTCGGTCTCAGCGGACCGACCAGCCTGAAGATAGAGTTCGCCTGA
- a CDS encoding glyoxalase superfamily protein — protein MRFERAVPVLRVFDQTKAEEFYLDYLGFVTDWEHRFGPDFPRYAQISRSELIIHLSEHHGDGTPGSVVFVPIHGIREFHAEIASRDYRFAKPGLEEEPWGLTVDITDPFGNQLRFCEQSH, from the coding sequence GTGCGATTCGAACGCGCGGTCCCAGTCCTGCGGGTCTTCGACCAGACCAAGGCCGAGGAGTTCTACCTCGACTATCTGGGCTTCGTCACGGACTGGGAGCATCGGTTCGGGCCGGACTTTCCGCGGTATGCCCAGATCAGTCGGTCCGAGTTGATCATTCATCTCTCCGAGCATCACGGTGACGGAACACCGGGCAGCGTCGTGTTCGTGCCGATACATGGCATCCGGGAGTTTCACGCCGAGATCGCCTCTCGTGATTACCGATTCGCGAAGCCCGGGCTGGAAGAAGAGCCGTGGGGTCTGACTGTTGACATCACCGACCCGTTCGGCAATCAGTTGCGGTTCTGCGAACAATCCCACTGA
- a CDS encoding antitoxin, with translation MAFLDKLKTVLAKNADKVDTAIDKAGDLVDKKTQGKYAQHVNKVQDAAKKAVDTNANQTGQVPPTQQSGQVPPPQPPPGTPPQQQPPTAPPTS, from the coding sequence ATGGCATTCCTCGACAAGCTCAAGACAGTGCTGGCCAAGAACGCCGACAAGGTCGACACCGCGATCGACAAGGCCGGTGACCTCGTAGACAAGAAGACGCAGGGTAAGTACGCCCAACACGTCAACAAGGTGCAGGACGCCGCCAAGAAGGCGGTGGACACCAACGCCAACCAAACCGGCCAGGTGCCTCCGACGCAGCAATCAGGCCAGGTGCCGCCACCTCAGCCGCCGCCCGGGACCCCGCCGCAGCAGCAGCCCCCGACGGCCCCACCCACCTCCTAG
- a CDS encoding isomerase, whose product MSYRIDPDVLGTVAKQVVGLPLESGELITRAIEALADEYPDLIDATPGRWVGSKAGGILGKVRFLYFSPREYIVIFGSPTGTQGFSGRYKHVDVHKFLIAGQIDWYDVESDDLAANTLLPGEHAHMVRGEARGMTIHPGSWHIEYGRGAVATTLPFAMVDTLLVSLEFESVRRSAVEFAKLVRRQRRR is encoded by the coding sequence ATGTCCTACAGGATCGATCCCGACGTGCTGGGCACGGTGGCCAAGCAGGTCGTCGGCCTGCCGCTGGAAAGCGGTGAGTTGATCACCCGGGCCATCGAGGCACTCGCCGACGAATACCCAGACCTGATCGATGCCACGCCGGGACGCTGGGTGGGCAGCAAGGCCGGCGGCATCCTCGGCAAGGTCCGGTTCCTCTACTTCAGCCCGCGTGAGTACATAGTCATCTTCGGCTCACCGACTGGCACCCAAGGCTTTTCGGGTCGCTACAAGCATGTCGATGTGCACAAGTTCCTGATCGCCGGCCAAATCGACTGGTACGACGTGGAATCGGACGACCTCGCTGCCAACACATTGTTGCCGGGTGAGCACGCGCACATGGTGAGGGGTGAAGCCCGCGGCATGACCATCCATCCCGGCTCGTGGCATATCGAGTACGGCCGCGGAGCGGTGGCCACGACGCTGCCGTTCGCGATGGTCGACACCCTGCTGGTGTCACTGGAGTTCGAATCGGTGCGCCGCTCGGCAGTCGAGTTCGCCAAGCTGGTGCGCCGCCAGCGCCGCCGCTGA
- a CDS encoding type II toxin-antitoxin system Rv0910 family toxin — MAKLSVSVDVPLPPEKAWECASDLSRYKEWLSIHRVWRSKLPETLEKGTVLASIVEVKGMPNRIEWTIVHFKPPEAMTLNGDGRGGVKVKLLGKVRPSAQDPEGSTVTFDIHLGGPALFGPIGMVVASSLKSDIRESLNRFKSVFAPG, encoded by the coding sequence ATGGCCAAACTCTCCGTCTCCGTCGACGTTCCCCTTCCGCCGGAGAAGGCGTGGGAGTGCGCGTCTGATCTGTCCCGTTACAAAGAATGGCTCAGTATTCACCGGGTGTGGCGCAGCAAGTTGCCCGAGACCTTGGAGAAGGGCACTGTCCTCGCGTCGATCGTGGAAGTCAAGGGCATGCCCAACCGGATCGAGTGGACCATCGTGCACTTCAAACCGCCGGAGGCGATGACGCTCAATGGCGACGGCCGCGGTGGCGTGAAGGTCAAACTCCTGGGCAAGGTGCGGCCCTCTGCACAGGATCCGGAGGGGTCGACGGTCACGTTCGACATCCACCTCGGCGGGCCGGCGTTGTTCGGCCCGATCGGTATGGTCGTCGCCAGTTCGCTGAAGAGTGACATTCGAGAGTCGTTGAACCGCTTCAAATCTGTGTTCGCGCCGGGCTGA
- a CDS encoding NAD(P)H-dependent amine dehydrogenase family protein, producing the protein MSEKTYRVIQWMTGDVGQVGVRHFSDNPTFDLVAVLVHDKEKVGKDAGEIAGIPPTGVIATDDIEAVITMDADCVFYTPIIMDTDTVCRLLRSGKNVVTTSGFFYPSPDFAADGEKIRAACADGGTSFHGGGIHPGYAGDILPVTLARVMNRIDQIRVEEVVNVLTDAPLDHIDWMGFGKDRDKFLSEPTILGLGLPFFAQSMYMIADGLGVSIDKVTAADVAAAVATEDIPHPLGAIPRGTVAAQRHEWTAWVGGSPLIVFEALYTTTTPDKLEPAWEFGKTRYRIEIQGDPPTELILQGVDQPDGTMHHPGYDWTAMGAINAIPDVCDAQPGWVHHFDLGLIRPRGLVRK; encoded by the coding sequence ATGTCTGAGAAGACCTATCGAGTCATTCAATGGATGACCGGCGACGTCGGGCAGGTCGGGGTCCGGCACTTCTCCGACAACCCCACGTTCGACCTCGTCGCCGTCCTCGTGCACGACAAGGAAAAGGTCGGCAAGGACGCGGGTGAGATCGCAGGCATCCCGCCGACAGGTGTCATCGCGACCGATGACATCGAGGCGGTCATCACCATGGATGCCGACTGTGTCTTTTACACGCCGATCATCATGGACACCGACACCGTGTGCAGGCTCCTGCGTTCCGGCAAGAACGTCGTCACCACAAGCGGCTTCTTCTACCCGTCACCCGACTTCGCCGCGGACGGCGAGAAGATTCGTGCTGCGTGTGCCGACGGCGGAACGTCGTTTCACGGCGGCGGTATCCACCCCGGATACGCGGGCGACATCCTGCCGGTAACGCTGGCCCGAGTGATGAACAGGATCGACCAGATCCGCGTCGAGGAGGTGGTCAACGTTCTCACCGATGCGCCACTCGACCACATCGACTGGATGGGGTTCGGCAAGGACAGGGACAAATTCCTCTCTGAGCCAACGATTCTCGGGCTTGGCCTTCCGTTCTTCGCGCAATCGATGTACATGATCGCCGACGGCCTCGGTGTGTCTATCGACAAGGTGACCGCCGCGGATGTGGCAGCGGCTGTGGCCACCGAGGACATCCCCCATCCGTTGGGTGCGATACCGCGGGGCACCGTCGCGGCCCAACGCCACGAGTGGACGGCCTGGGTGGGCGGCAGTCCGCTCATCGTCTTCGAGGCCCTCTACACCACAACCACTCCGGACAAGCTCGAGCCGGCCTGGGAATTCGGGAAAACGCGCTACCGCATCGAGATCCAGGGCGACCCGCCGACCGAACTCATCCTCCAGGGCGTCGACCAACCCGACGGCACGATGCATCATCCGGGCTACGACTGGACCGCGATGGGTGCCATCAACGCGATTCCCGACGTCTGCGATGCGCAGCCCGGGTGGGTGCACCATTTCGACCTGGGCCTGATCCGGCCGCGAGGCCTGGTTCGCAAATGA